ATAAAAAATACGAATGTGTTTTTGTAAAAGTGGGCAACAAAGCTAAAATCAGAGTGATTAAAACCGGTATTCAGGACGATACGAATATTGAAGTCATCTCCGGATTAAAGAAAGGCGATGTTGTTATTACAGGGCCTTATACCACGGTTACCAAAGATTTAAATTCGGGCGACAAGGTAACCTCAAAAAAGGGATCGGAGAAAAAAGATAAAAAAGGCGACAGTTCGATTACCGTTTCAACAAATTAATTTAATCGCAAGTTGAGTTACATTCTTAATATAGAAACGGCAACTAAAAATTGCTCGGTGTCTTTGGCTAAAGACGGAATAACGGTTTTGTATCAGGAAATTGCCGAACAAGGGTATTCGCATGCCGAAAAATTGCATGTGTTTATTGAAGATATTTTAAAAAAATCACAAGTCAATTTTCAGGAGATTAAAGCCATTGCCGTCAGTAAAGGGCCCGGTTCTTATACTGGTTTGCGTATTGGTGTTTCTACAGCTAAAGGCTTGTGTTATGCTTTGGGAATTCCGTTGATTTCGGTAGATACGTTGCAGGTTCTAGCCCAACAGGTTTCGGTTGAAAACGGTTTAATTGTTCCCATGCTGGATGCAAGAAGAATGGAAGTCTACAGTGCTGTTTTTGACAGTAATCATCATAAAATAATGGAAGTCCAGGCCGAAGTCTTAACCGATAAAAGCTATGCCGACATCACTGAAACTATATATATTGTTGGCGATTGTCAGGAGAAATGCCAAACAGTCTTGACAGCGGCTAATT
Above is a genomic segment from Flavobacterium phycosphaerae containing:
- the tsaB gene encoding tRNA (adenosine(37)-N6)-threonylcarbamoyltransferase complex dimerization subunit type 1 TsaB; its protein translation is MSYILNIETATKNCSVSLAKDGITVLYQEIAEQGYSHAEKLHVFIEDILKKSQVNFQEIKAIAVSKGPGSYTGLRIGVSTAKGLCYALGIPLISVDTLQVLAQQVSVENGLIVPMLDARRMEVYSAVFDSNHHKIMEVQAEVLTDKSYADITETIYIVGDCQEKCQTVLTAANFNFLPEVIFPSAKEMSALSFAKFLQNEFEDVAYFEPFYLKDFMLPTKK